Proteins from a genomic interval of Methanofollis formosanus:
- the cas1e gene encoding type I-E CRISPR-associated endonuclease Cas1e, with product MLPHLKSIPLKERISLIFLERGELDVIDGAFVLVDVNGVRTQIPVGGVACLMLEPGTRVSHAAVTLAARVGCLLVWVGEAGVRLYSSGRPGGARSDRLLYQARLALDGPARQRVVERMYEIRFGDDVPTGYTVNQLRGMEGARVKRQYENLAKKYGVRWTGRRYDASSWGSGDVPNRCLSSATACLYGICEAAVLAAGYSPAIGFIHTGKPLSFVYDIADLFKFDLVAPEAFRVAARRPTDPEQEVRLACRDAFRKNRILNRIIPVIEDVLDAGGLDVPEPPEGSLPPAIPEEDIWGP from the coding sequence ATGCTCCCTCATTTAAAATCCATTCCCCTGAAAGAACGAATTTCCCTTATTTTTCTTGAGAGGGGGGAACTGGACGTGATCGACGGTGCCTTTGTGCTCGTGGATGTGAACGGCGTCCGTACCCAGATTCCGGTGGGTGGGGTGGCCTGCCTGATGCTTGAGCCCGGCACGAGGGTGTCCCATGCGGCGGTGACGCTTGCGGCACGGGTGGGGTGTCTGCTCGTCTGGGTGGGGGAGGCGGGTGTGCGCCTCTATTCTTCGGGGCGGCCGGGCGGCGCACGGTCGGATCGTCTGCTCTATCAGGCCCGTCTGGCTCTTGACGGCCCTGCCCGCCAGCGGGTGGTGGAACGGATGTACGAGATCCGGTTCGGAGACGATGTGCCGACTGGTTATACGGTGAACCAGCTCCGCGGGATGGAGGGGGCGCGGGTGAAGCGGCAGTACGAGAACCTGGCCAAAAAATATGGGGTGCGGTGGACGGGGAGGCGATATGACGCATCGTCCTGGGGGAGCGGTGATGTCCCGAACCGTTGCCTTAGTTCGGCGACGGCGTGCCTGTACGGGATATGCGAGGCCGCGGTGCTGGCGGCGGGGTATTCCCCGGCGATCGGGTTTATCCATACGGGGAAGCCGCTCTCTTTTGTGTATGATATTGCCGATCTCTTCAAGTTTGATCTGGTCGCCCCGGAAGCGTTCAGGGTTGCCGCACGCCGGCCGACTGATCCTGAACAGGAGGTGAGATTGGCATGCAGGGATGCGTTCAGGAAGAACCGTATCCTGAACCGGATTATCCCGGTTATTGAGGATGTGCTCGACGCAGGGGGGTTGGATGTGCCGGAACCGCCTGAGGGGAGTTTGCCCCCGGCTATTCCTGAGGAGGATATATGGGGTCCCTGA
- the cas2e gene encoding type I-E CRISPR-associated endoribonuclease Cas2e, producing the protein MVVATENIPHRLRGRLALWLIEVRSGVYVGNYSVKVREMIWDQVAMGVEEGNAVMVWADQGDAGYNFRTIGQNRRIPKEMDGVKLISFLPDIS; encoded by the coding sequence ATGGTGGTTGCAACTGAGAACATCCCCCACCGCCTCCGGGGGAGACTGGCTCTCTGGCTGATCGAGGTGCGTTCTGGAGTTTATGTGGGCAATTATTCGGTGAAGGTGCGGGAGATGATCTGGGATCAGGTGGCAATGGGGGTCGAGGAGGGGAATGCGGTGATGGTCTGGGCCGATCAGGGTGATGCCGGATATAATTTCAGGACGATTGGGCAGAACCGCCGTATTCCGAAAGAGATGGACGGCGTAAAGTTGATTTCCTTCCTGCCCGATATCTCATGA